The segment AAAAGACATGCCAACAAGATGGAAGAACTTTTTGGACGGAAGCCTACCATCTTTAGAAATTCAGGACTTACCTACTCAGATGACATTGCTAACCTTGTTGCTGATTTAGGTTATAAAGCGATGCTTACAGAGGGAGCAAAGCAAATATTAGGATGGAAAAGTCCTCATTTTGTATATCATAGTGGTGCTAGACCTGATTTGAAATTGCTATTGAGAGATTTTAAACTCTCAGATGATATAAGTTTGAGATTCTCAAATACCGCATGGTCAGAATACCCATTGTATGCTGATAGATATCTAGATTGGATTGATCAGTTACCCGAAGATGAAAAGGTTATTAATTTATTTATGGATCTGAAGACTATAGGTATTTTCCAACCTTTATATTCTAATATTATTGAGTTTTTCAAAGCACTACCTGCTGCTGCAGCAGCTCGAAATATTGAATTTGCAACTCCTGCTGAGGTTATTGAAAAACACTCTTCGCAAGGTGGACTTTCTTCGGCTTATCCTGTATCTTGGAATGATGAGGAAAGAGATACTAGCTCATGGTTGGGTAATGTAATGCAGCGTGAAGCATTTAGAAAACTATATAGTGTTGCTGATCGTGTTTTGATGTGCAACGATAGGCATATAAAGCAGGATTGGGATTACCTTCAAGCAAGTAATAATTTCCGATTTATGTCAACTAAAAATACAGGATTAGGTGTATATAGAGGAATATATGATTCTGCCTATGATGCATTTACTAATTATATGAACATTATAAGTGATTTCATTAATCGTGTTGACGCGTTATTCCCAGAAGAATTAGGTACTGAAGAATTGAATGCTTTAATAACAACTATCCAAAACCAAGGAGAAGAAATAGCCCAGCTTCATGATGAAATAGGTAAATGGGAAATGAAGTATGGTAAACTATCAAAAGTAAAATCTAAAGCTGCTGCACGTCGAGTGAAGAAACAGCAAATATCAGGAAATGAACCCCTATAAATGGAGATTATATCGTATCATAAAAAAGCTCTAACCCGATTGGGTTAGAGCTTTTTTATTGTGTATTCTAATTATTTAGAAGGCTACAAAGATTGATTATTTATTGAGGGACATAAAGATAGCTTTTAGAGTAAGTTTATCTCCCCCTGCATTGGTGTCACCACCTTTTAGTCGTACATATTCAGGCTTAAGATCATGTCTGATATTAATTACGACTGGTATTTTATTACCGTAATAATCTTGTTCTATTGTAGTATCTAAAGTGACGGGTATTAATACCATCTTATTCCAATCCTTATTTTCTTCTTTCCACTTGTTTTCCCATTCTTGTTGGTTCCAATTTGTACCTGCTTCTTTTTTAGCCTCTTCTAAAGCTTTTTCCTTGTTAGTTGATAAAGAGGTTATCAGTTTAGATACATTGGGGAAAACATATTGGCCTTTGTTGTTGAGGCTTGCAATATAGGATGTGATATTGTCGTTAATTTTATTTTCCTCAAAGAAACTTAGCTTTTCGGAGCTGGGTATCATTAATAACTTATTGGGTTTACCCATTGGAAACTCACTCGTATCATCATTATTATAACTGTCAAATATTAATTTAACAGAGTGAATTGTATCATTTTGTACTTCACTATCATTGATTATATCATCAATAGGTAAAGTTACTTGGGTGAAAATAC is part of the Bacteroides coprosuis DSM 18011 genome and harbors:
- a CDS encoding Alpha-amylase (COGs: COG1449 Alpha-amylase/alpha-mannosidase~InterPro IPR004300~KEGG: bth:BT_4305 putative alpha-amylase~PFAM: Glycoside hydrolase, family 57, N-terminal~PRIAM: Alpha-amylase~SPTR: Putative uncharacterized protein;~IMG reference gene:2504106734~PFAM: Glycosyl hydrolase family 57), translating into MKTICLYFEIHNIIHLRRYRFFDIGSDHYYYDDYTNETSLNDIVERCYAPALSALLDMIESSNKTFKVAFAVSGVALEQLEMYAPSVIDLLQDLNKTGCVEFLAEPYSHGLSSFIHEETFRDEVKRHANKMEELFGRKPTIFRNSGLTYSDDIANLVADLGYKAMLTEGAKQILGWKSPHFVYHSGARPDLKLLLRDFKLSDDISLRFSNTAWSEYPLYADRYLDWIDQLPEDEKVINLFMDLKTIGIFQPLYSNIIEFFKALPAAAAARNIEFATPAEVIEKHSSQGGLSSAYPVSWNDEERDTSSWLGNVMQREAFRKLYSVADRVLMCNDRHIKQDWDYLQASNNFRFMSTKNTGLGVYRGIYDSAYDAFTNYMNIISDFINRVDALFPEELGTEELNALITTIQNQGEEIAQLHDEIGKWEMKYGKLSKVKSKAAARRVKKQQISGNEPL